Sequence from the Miscanthus floridulus cultivar M001 chromosome 16, ASM1932011v1, whole genome shotgun sequence genome:
ctagggaaactcttcgtgggtacatctggCGTTTCTCCCAGCaatgcaacgagctgcccaacatcgccgatgccgacgtcataggagctttcctgtctgggaccacctatgagtcctgggttcacaagctaggatgtaagggcctacgaaccaccaaggagctcctcgacatcgccaccagccatgccttgggcGAAGAGGTGGTTAGGGCAATTTTTGACCGCCTCAAAgccaaggcaaagcgggacgaggacgctggcgattgcgcctccaaccgtcccaacagGAAGAAGAACAAGCACCGGTACGAGGGCTCTCTCATGGCCACCGCCGACCGGAAGGGGTGTCGAAAGCCTAccgagggtaccctagaccacttcaagaagctgctcgaagggccatgctcgaaccatgctttccccgtcaagcacctatacaaggactgtgtccTCATGAAACGGTTCTtgttcggaggctccaacaagggggagcataggaaggagcccaagccgaccacagacgacgccgaggggaaggatggtggctttttgacactagatggctgcctcatgatgtTCGGAGGGtcgatggcctatgactccaagcgccaccaGAAGCTTGCATGctgcgaggtctatacgaccgagcCGGCTGCGCCtacttcctccgatggtcggagtccaccataacctttgatcggaccgaccacctagaAAACGAAACCACAGCCAggaagatatccgctcatggtcgacccgatcatcggcacgaagcgactcaccaaggtgctgatggatggaggcagcggcctcaacatcatctacgctgaaatgctcgatgccatgggcatcgaccgagcgtgCATCCGACCGACCggggcgcctttccacggcatcatgccaggaAAGCAGGACATGCCActtggacagatcgatctgccagtcacctttggggatccgacaaattataggatggagacccataccttcgaagtggtcgggttccacggaacctaccatgccatcctaggacgtccatgctatgcgaagttcatgtccgtccccaactacacctatctaaagttgaagatgctagatccatgcagggtcatcaccatcggcacctccttctagcgcgcctacgagtgcgaggtcgagtgctgcgaataCGCCatggcaattgtcgcctccaaagatcttgcggccatcagggaggagaTCATCGAAAAAACACCTGACCCTAAGTGGTCGGCCGGGTCTGTCAAGCCTGTAAATGgtaccaaggaggtcctcatagaccccagcggctccaattggcaccacgctttcctccgaataggaaagcgcattcgtcgacttcctccacgccaatagagacatctttgcatggagaccctcggacatgccaggcattctaagagaagtcatcgagcatgccctgaagatcaggccaggctccaagccagtaaagcaacgcctgcatcgcttcgacgaggagaaacacagggccatcggcaaagagattgcgaagcttttggcagTTGGGTTCATCatggaagtataccaccccaagtggttagccaatcctgttcttgtatgaaaaaagagtgggaaatgaagaatgtgtgttgactacatgggtctcaacaaggcgtgtccaaaggatccgtttcctttgccatgcatagaccaagtagttgacttgacctcagggtgtgaaaccctttgcttccttgatgcatactccgggtaccatcaaatcgtggtgaaagagtccgatcaactcgtgacatctttcatcaccccattcggatcattctgctacgtcacaatgccattcggtctgaaaaacatgggggctacgtaccaacgctgcatgctcaagtgttttggggatctcatcgggcggaccattgaggcctacgtagatgacatcatggtcaagtccaaacggacTAATCAGGTCATAGCCGATctagagcagaccttcgtgaaactctgagcaaatggcattaagctcaaccccgagaagtgcatttttggggtcacAAGTGGTATGCTGCTGtgttttatcatctccgagcatggcatcgaagccaacctgaagaagatctcgaccatcatgaggatgggcccgattcataacataaagggggtagagcaagttacagggtgcctcgccatggTCAGCCGCTTTATCTTGCGCAATGGCAAATgaagtctccccctctatcggtttgtgaagaaggccaaccattttgaatggacacccgaggcccaggaggcacttaacacggtcaagcagctcctgacaaaggccccgATCCTCGTCCCTCCGACCGACAGGGAACCACTTCTGCTCCACAtcgtggccaccacgcaagtggtcagggCCTCCCTGGTGGTAAAGCgaaaagaagagggacacgccctcaaagtatagcgtcccatgtacttcattagcgaggtcttgtctgattctaagactcgctacccccaaaacCAGAAACTCCTGTATGCCTTcgttatcgccaagaggaagttgcgtcactacttcgagtcttaTCTAGTAATAgtcatgacatccttccctctcggtgaggtctTTCAAAACTGGgttgccacaggaagaatcgtgaagtgggcactcgagctgatgggtcaaggcatttcatatgcccctcgaacgaccatcaagtcctaggtgctggctgattttgttacAGAATGGACCGATGTTCAAATtccaccagcagtcatcgaccaagagtactagatgatgtacttcgatggatcgctgatgaagaaaggcgttggggcagggctggtcttcatttcaccctcggggtatgcatgaggtatatggttcgcatccatttcctctcctccaacaatgtggtcgagtatgaggcgctcatcaatggcctacgcagcaccatcgagttgggtatctaaTGGCTTGACAtctggggtgactcccagctggtcatcgaccaagtcatgaaggaatcaagctgccacaacgctaagatggctgcatattgccaagaagtcctCTAGCTAGAGGATAAGTTCAACgatctcgagctcaatcacatcccaaggcgtctcaacgaggcggccTACGCGCTGGCAAAAACAGtgtccagccgagagccagtgtcaatgggtgtcttcgccagcgattaGTACAAGCCCTAGGTCCACTACGAGGAGCAAGAATAGATCGATGATGCGTCACCTaccctaggctcgggggctaaccagccgGCGGCTTCATccaaccccaaagtcatggagcttgaggaGGATCCAACGACAGAGCCCAACCCTCTGACCAACTGGAGGATGCcgtacctcgactacctcctccgtgaggcgctGCCGATGtacaaaatggaggctcgacaGCTCACGCgtcgcaccaagtcctttgtccttattgagggcgagctctacagacgaagccacatcgggatcctacagcgctgcatccccatcgaacgagggaagcagttgctgtGTGATATCCATGATGGGGTCTACAGGCACCACGCCGCGTCTAGGACCCTGGTtagaa
This genomic interval carries:
- the LOC136510553 gene encoding uncharacterized protein — its product is MELEEDPTTEPNPLTNWRMPYLDYLLREALPMYKMEARQLTRRTKSFVLIEGELYRRSHIGILQRCIPIERGKQLLCDIHDGVYRHHAASRTLVRNAFRQGFYWPTAVADAE